In Metopolophium dirhodum isolate CAU chromosome 9, ASM1992520v1, whole genome shotgun sequence, the genomic window tttgtttttgaacaaaatcaaaaagaacGTAATCCTACATGGCCAGTTCGTAGTTTGAAGCGTGTTACTACTACACGATGGAGAGTCACTCTACagcattaaatacaattttaatcacATGGGAAGCTTTAATTGATACACTTAAAGATCTTCATAAATCTGAATCTTCATCTGACGCATCAACATTATGTCTGAATATTTTCAGACTGAACGATTTTTGTACActtgttttgtatttaaaagaatatttgGTTTATTAGATCCATTAAGTAAAATACTTCAAGCTATAGATACAGATCTTATCATAGCGTCAGAAATGATTATATCTAAGAAAAATCAGTTGTTGAAACTGCGAGATGAAtttgattcaattatttttgaggtaaacaaatttattgagGTTCACAGTGAAGAAAATTTCACTTTTACTCCTTTACCCCAAAAACGTCATAGGAAGAGAAAACGTATGCCGGGGTGAACAAGCATCGGATGAGCCAACAACTGATcctcttaataattttaagtatcacacattttatattgtaattgacATTATAAGTAATGAGATTGACAAGAAATTTAGTGAATCATCATTATcagtttttaaagatttatcacttataacaaaaaaaaagaattttagaaataaaaactgataatCATAAAATGCCAAATGATGCATTTGAAAGTATATCTTTAATTTATCCAAACTTTTTAAATgctgaattattaaaaactgaattcaTGTGGcttgtaaattgtttttctgATTTAGAAAAAACTTATCATTTACCTGAAAGCCTTCATAAGACTTATCTAATATCTGATGATGGCGACAATAATGATGTTGAATCTAGTTCTGAAGATGAAGAAgaatctataatattacctagaaACTCCATGAATATTAGctcactattatatatatttcagttGTTTACtgattcaagtataaaagatgtattaccaaatatttatatgttaattaaaattggaGTCACATTGCCAGTTTCAAGTGCTTCTACAGAACgaagtttttcaaaattaaaactaattaaaacaaGATTACGTTCGACAATGGCAGAGCCAAGATTAGAAGGATTGATGCGCATAGCATGTGAACAAGATATACCAATAGAcaaagaaaatgtaataaatacattCGCAAATAACAGTAATCAATTaatgaatttgttaatttagaatatgaatatatgatataatatttagtaaacctaatacatattatattattattactattgttatttttatttattgatctattttagtatattaagtatacatttatgtttgtacattatatttttatttcgaaaattatattatgtaattcaaGTTGAATTTATTCAGATAGATATTctagtataacatattatttttatagtttaagaaactaattattataatataatgttatcgtTTATTTTTCTGATGCTTGtgtattattgataaaacaGTACTAGTATGTATTaattacgtttaaaaaaatatagtttgtatataattagaaataaataaagtacTATTTGAGAGTaactaactatttatattttagtaggtcgtaggtgggtgggtgggtcTAACACTAGTATTTTTTTCCCCATAACATGAAATATAGATCGGCGCCACTGCAAACGTGGTATATTGTCACTCATTGCACGTTTCTTTGATCCGTTAGGTTTATTTGCGCCGTCAATCTTCCTTGCCAAGCACATCATGCAACGCACCTGGCAGTCCAATTGTACGTGGGATCAGCGTTTGCCTACCGAGAATTATTCAGATTGGTCGCGGTTCGTCGACGAATATCCCGAGCTAGCCTCCGTGCGTGTTCCGCGTTATTTCAATACAACCGCTAGAGCTCAGTGTTCGTGGTGTGGATTTTGCAACGCGGTTATGCCGCGGTAGTATGTTATGACGCGGTTATGCGCGTCCATGATGCCCCTCGAGCGTCGTCAGTCATGTTGGTCGGTTCCAAGACCAAGTTAGCACCGCTTAAACCGTTATCGATTCCGAGGCTCGAGCTGAATGCTGCAGTGTTATTGTCACGCTGGATGAgccgaatatttttattattaaatacgcaCATCGATATCGTTGACATGTGTGCCTGGACGGATTCGTTGATTGTGTTGTCATGGTTAACAGTGCCCCACGACACGTTCAAGCAATATGTATCAAACCGTGTTCACCAGGTACGGGCATTGTTGCCGAGTTGTCAATGCCACCACGTCAGTTCGGGGATGAACCCAGCTGATTGTAAGTCCCGTGGGCTGATGCCGTCTGAGTTGCCGCACCATCAGTTATATTGGCAGGGCACCGCCTTTCTCCGTGACCCTCCACAGGAATGGGGGAGTGACATCGCGCGTTTGCCCATTGCGGAACTATCAGAAGTTAAATCCATGTCACCTGCAGTTTGTTTAGCTGCCCCCACGGTCGAATGGTTCACGCGTGTCTCGTCTTACGACGCACTTATACGTGTGGTCGCGTGTGTGCGCCGGTTTATCGACATTTTTCGCCGACGTCCTGCCGAGAGATCGAATGCGCTTACTCGAGCAGAGCTCGACGGTGCAACTCGTGTGGTAATCGCTGCGTCTCAACGTGTCACATTTCCGACATTAATCAGCGACCTGCGAAAATTACATCGCTTAGCATCCAAGCCGTTGGCATGGCTGTGCCCTTTTGTCGATTCCGAAGGTATAATCCGCGTCGGTGGACGCTTACGTCATTCAGAGTTACCGTACGATTGTCGTCATCCAATTTTGTTAGCAAAAGGTTCGTATCTCGCGCTGCTGGTGTGTCGTCACTGGCACAAAATCACTGGGCACTCGGGACCACGGGTAATGACCTTCTTGATACATCGGCAGTATTGGATTGTGTCGCTGCGTTCCGTTGTCCATTCCGTCATTAGTCAATGCACACGGTGCGTGCGTCTCCGCGCGTCCATCCCCACGCCCGTCATGGTGGACTTGCCGGAATCGTGGGTGTCGCAATGTCGCCCGTTTTCTTGTGTCGGTGTTGATTACGCCGGGCCTATACCTATACGTGAAAATAAATTACGGAAATCTCGGACGTACAAGGCATATATAGCCGTGTTCGTATGTATGAGCGTCAAAGCCGTCCATTTGGAACTCGTATCAGATTTGTCCACTCCGGCCTTTCTCGCCGCCTTTGACCGGTTCGTCGCTCGGCGTGGCTTGCCTACGACGGTTTATTCCGACTGTGGGACAAATTTTGTTGGTGCCGACAGACAATTGCGTCAGCTGATTAATAGCATTTTAAACCATTTTCTCGTCACTTAAGTAGCTGCTCTGCCAAATGCTAGTGAATAGCCGGCAGCCCAAACACCATCAGTCTTCATTCAACTTTCTACCCAGTAACATTACAACATTTAGAAGAAACGAAGACTTGACCATCCGACGAAACCCGCCACCAGTCGACGACGAGCAGACCATCAGCCAGACGTGAGTCGGCCGTAATTCGCTTCCAGATCGAAGATCTCGAAATCCAGAGTCAACGGACCTcggattatatatatatataatataggctatagccttTATAATGCAATTACTAATTGTTCTTTATCCTTTCTTTTATTGTCTTTCTTGTGCATactctacctatttattttgttctattttttgctttattaattgtcaataacgatcataatcaataatatctaaatcTGTATCACAACTTCCTCTTTTCAGCACTAGCTCAGCTTTTGAAAAGAgaaccaatatattttaatgtaattttttttttttgttttgttttgttactcataaattgtttgtaattgttataatttggtgacaataaatattattattattaaaaaaaaaaaaaaaaaaaaaaaaaaaaaaaaaaagatagtatggttgcccacacggactaagatatacagGACGGGACACGACAAGGTTGAAGGGTGTGGGGGGTTGACCACGAAATGTTATACAACGAGCAGTGTGCAGGGGGTATTTTCCTTTTAGCATTACTAGCGCTGTCTAAGTGGATACTTATATGGAACTAGAAATTTGTGATGATGTGTTCTAGTTCCATAAGTATCCACAAAGACGGCGCTAGTAATTCTAAAAGGAAAATACCCACTGGCCACTGCTCGTTGTCAACAATGGCACCCACTGGCCCCTCTCTGCGGGCGCCCTTGTCTGTGGAGAGAGAGTCATAACGGTTATAAGTGGGAAAAAGTCCTGGAACTTTTTTGAGGTGGGAATTGTTGGTGTTGTTAGTGACGTAGGTAAAGATCTTTTAAATTGATTGTTTGAGGTCTGaatgttttttcttatatacTGTTCATTAATAATAGGCGATACGGTTTTATTCGTGTTTAAAGGCGAGGGCTTGTTGCGCGGCATAGTGCTAGCAGATTACTTACTTAATCGCGGAGTCCAAAGGTCACCGAGTACGACCGCGACGGTGCCTTGGAAACGGATAATTAGGTATTCTAGTAATctagtataaatataagtagTTCAGagcttctaaaaataaattagtaaaagactgtaacaattataaatataaatatgttacatgacacatatgtatataatacgaactctaccgtatgtacgattaactgctgactgatatattattaatattaaaacacacacataattgtaaggccTATGGCCAATACACACAATGTATTAGTAAGTTAGTTCGGTGTGCACCTTagacctcaatacacactacgattacCGGACTCCGTATGACTGCAAtacagttacatagtataatagaacatagttgatatatttgtgagtattaatatttgtaagtgtttagtagaaaataaaacataattataactgaaaaggaatcctagtaatttaaatatatttaagattctgatatctacatatctgcccctggctacggtatttatatctataggatcctacgattctccctggatatcttatatttaactggtcgttcccccgaccacgttacaTATTGGTGGAGGCACCGAAGCCTGTAATAATTACAGTTATATTTGGTTCCTAGGATTTTGTTTCagctttaataaatttataatttaaagtagtttaaaaaatatttatttttttctttagtaaaaatttaattataagcaaGATAACGTTTTTGAATAAGGAATTTGTAAGTGATTAATTCGGACTGTAAggtttagaaaaaatttaagttataagAGAGATAAACGAATTTGAaaggataaaattattataagtgaaataaagttttgaatgaAGGAAGTTTAAGTGATTAATACTGACTATAGGTATTCAGTGGAATCGTAAGTTTTAAGAAATACAattgaatttaaagaaaaaatttaatttttaagtgagatAAAGTTTTGAACGAAAGAATTTTAAGCGATTAATACTGACTCTAGGTTCTAAgagaaattttaagttttaagagaGATAAACGAATTTGAaaggataaaattattataagtgaaataaagttttgaatgaAGGAAGTGTAAGTTTTGGTGTAAGTTTCATaagttttaattcatttttaaattaacgacaGCTCGTCCCGTCTACAATTTGGACTATATTTCAGCACCCGTGGCATCCGTCCCGTTtctgcaataatttatatttttttgtaattctttTTAACAAAAGAtagcatatattatactcaaatttTGGTGTACGTTTCAtaagtcttaaaatatttttgaattcactACAGCTCGTCCCGTCCACAATTTAGACTATATTTCAACACCCGTGGCGGTGGAATCCCGTCCCGTTtctgcaataatttatatttttccgtaatttttttaccaaaagattgggtataataaacttaaattttggTGTAGTTTCAtaagtcttaaaatatttttgagtaccTGTGGATGTGGAATCCCGTCCCGTTTCTgcattattgaacatttttcgctgatttttatattagttgatagattttaatttactttaaattttgatataccttttataagttttaaatcatTTAGGACTTAATTGCAGATCGTCCTGTTCGATATTTTGCCGTAACCTGTAATTCTGTACTTTTttcacaagaatattttttgttaatatattttgtttaatctatgtatttaatttatgtgatatatttaataatataatagttttatatttaaatatattaaaaataatattagtcgtAATTAGAAAGTATTTTTTTCGCTGAGCGTGTTCAGGCAACACTGTTTTTGTTATCACATGTGAAATGGAATCGGTCCCGTCCCGGTCTTTAGTATTACCCGGTTCCTACGATTCTCCATGGATATCTAACTGATCGTtcccccgaccacgttacaagacaaaatataggtatacgttatgaagtaattgtttaatattgattaaataatacatagaacaatataggtacaatataggtacaccaattacattataaaatattacaagcgtttaataatgatacaatagatataattgtaaataatatggaataaaaatagtatatagtttaaagaatttttgtattttcatcgTTTCTTTTATTCACAAGTGAACACATTTTCGAGAAACGGATGACAGTCATgccaatataaaatttataatattaccaattgggagagtagttttaaaaatagtttacacACCACTGCCATAGTgccacagaataataataatattatgcacgaaGACGGGGCACTAACGGGGACACTTCGTTAGTGCGTTAATAGCTGATTGACTGACATTTCGatcagtatacaatatacatcacgTCGGTGATCAAAatcgtaattatatattataatattatattatattatattattgtgtaataattgttaatatattatcataaattttaattataatctcAAGGTGGGCTTGTTGGCGTTGCCATATGGAACTTACACGCACGTTGGTTGCTCCTCCTTGTCTGGTACGGCGCAATCCATAAAATTAAACAAGTCGGCGCCCTCTTTTACGACGCACATGTAACACGATCCGTCACAAACGCAGAACTTCGACGGGTCCGTGCAACCGTGCAAGCATTCCAATTTGGAATAGAACTGTGGGTTAAGATTTTCAGGATCACACGTGTAACATGTGAATTTGTATTGAGGGTGGTCTATGGTTAAGCACGGCCTTTTCCTATTGACGTGGCACTCCGACTTCAGACATTCCTCGCACAACTCGTACATAAATCCGTTTGCGGCTGATTCGACGGGCGAGTACAAGTAGAAGATATTCAACAAAATCGCGAAAGTGAACACGGCCACGGCGGCGTACGATAGAAacatattgttgttgttgttgttgttgtcgttgttGGTAGTGTTATTAACCTAGCCTAAATTACACTGTATGCAGTGCGATATATCTGTTATTTTGGAATCTGCTTCTCGGTGGCAACTCGAAATTGATTCGTCAAATGAGTTTATGTATATAcgtgtgtggtgtgtgtgtggtgtgtgtgtgtatatatatttcctCTGcgattatagtttattatatatagattatagatacaaAGTGTTACACAGCTGATTGACTAACATTTCGAACGGTGTGTATATCGTTTTTATATCCAAACGTCTGCCGGTTACGCAATCGTGGAATCGTGTAATTGGCCGGGTTATGCAATGGGCTGTCGAATGATCTCAACAAgctgatttattatttaatttctgtcGTACAGTGTGTGTCAAAAGTCCGTATCGCTCTAATATCATCTAAATGTCAAATCCCAGAGTAGATAGCCTTTACAACAGATATGATTTTTTCATCagcaatttatttgaaatgaattacaaaaaattgcaattttcttattaatttccgatgataactttaaataaattgcaCTTATCCACTTGTATAATTAGTATCAAACCaactttttatgttatttagcaataaagtatattatatcataataaatctTCTTACAAAAACCGTCCATACTATACTATtctatattgttttatgaacaac contains:
- the LOC132953040 gene encoding uncharacterized protein LOC132953040; translated protein: MRVHDAPRASSVMLVGSKTKLAPLKPLSIPRLELNAAVLLSRWMSRIFLLLNTHIDIVDMCAWTDSLIVLSWLTVPHDTFKQYVSNRVHQVRALLPSCQCHHVSSGMNPADCKSRGLMPSELPHHQLYWQGTAFLRDPPQEWGSDIARLPIAELSEVKSMSPAVCLAAPTVEWFTRVSSYDALIRVVACVRRFIDIFRRRPAERSNALTRAELDGATRVVIAASQRVTFPTLISDLRKLHRLASKPLAWLCPFVDSEGIIRVGGRLRHSELPYDCRHPILLAKGSYLALLVCRHWHKITGHSGPRVMTFLIHRQYWIVSLRSVVHSVISQCTRCVRLRASIPTPVMVDLPESWVSQCRPFSCVGVDYAGPIPIRENKLRKSRTYKAYIAVFVCMSVKAVHLELVSDLSTPAFLAAFDRFVARRGLPTTVYSDCGTNFVGADRQLRQLINSILNHFLVT
- the LOC132953012 gene encoding uncharacterized protein LOC132953012, giving the protein MFLSYAAVAVFTFAILLNIFYLYSPVESAANGFMYELCEECLKSECHVNRKRPCLTIDHPQYKFTCYTCDPENLNPQFYSKLECLHGCTDPSKFCVCDGSCYMCVVKEGADLFNFMDCAVPDKEEQPTCV